A single region of the Nocardioides ochotonae genome encodes:
- a CDS encoding M20/M25/M40 family metallo-hydrolase, with protein MAADPHDLTTVAAPPYDPAGEVVELCRDLLRIDTSNYGDDSGPGERPAAEMVATLLSDVGIEPRIYESSPGRTSVMARWGGTEGDGLLLHGHLDVVPAAAEDWQVDPFSGEIRDGYLWGRGAVDMKDFDAMLLSVVRARQLAGAVPTRPIVLCFTADEEAGGHQGAEVLVRDHPEEFEGVADAVGEVGGFSTTVRGRRLYLLETAERGMAWMRLTARGRAGHGSMVNPDNAVTRLAQAVARIGAHEWPVRLTPAMEVLLATVADLAGTQVTPDNVEELVEEFGPATRMLGGVLRNSTNPTMLHAGYKVNVIPTEATAHVDGRFLPGYEDEFFATLRELVGDGVDIDMVSHQQPWESPYEGDLVRAMTRSILAEDQDALVAPYLMGAGTDAKHFRKLGMRSYGFAPLRLPADLDFTALFHGVDERVPVDALEFGARVFDRFLDEV; from the coding sequence ATGGCTGCTGACCCCCACGACCTGACCACCGTCGCGGCACCGCCGTACGACCCCGCGGGCGAGGTCGTCGAGCTGTGCCGCGACCTGCTGCGCATCGACACCTCCAACTACGGCGACGACTCGGGGCCGGGGGAGCGGCCCGCCGCGGAGATGGTGGCCACCCTGCTCTCGGACGTGGGCATCGAGCCGCGCATCTATGAGTCCAGCCCCGGTCGTACGTCGGTGATGGCGCGCTGGGGCGGCACCGAGGGCGACGGGCTGCTGCTGCACGGGCACCTCGACGTGGTCCCGGCGGCGGCCGAGGACTGGCAGGTGGACCCGTTCTCCGGTGAGATCCGCGACGGCTACCTGTGGGGGCGGGGCGCGGTCGACATGAAGGACTTCGACGCGATGCTGCTCTCGGTGGTCCGCGCCCGCCAGCTCGCCGGCGCGGTGCCCACCCGGCCGATCGTGCTGTGCTTCACCGCCGACGAGGAGGCCGGCGGCCACCAGGGGGCCGAGGTGCTGGTGCGCGACCACCCCGAGGAGTTCGAGGGCGTCGCCGATGCCGTCGGCGAGGTCGGCGGCTTCAGCACGACCGTGCGCGGGCGGCGGCTCTACCTCCTCGAGACCGCGGAGCGCGGCATGGCCTGGATGCGGCTCACCGCCCGCGGCCGCGCCGGCCACGGCTCGATGGTCAACCCTGACAACGCCGTCACCCGCCTCGCCCAGGCGGTGGCCCGGATCGGCGCCCACGAGTGGCCGGTGCGGCTCACCCCGGCGATGGAGGTGCTGCTCGCCACGGTCGCCGACCTCGCCGGCACCCAGGTCACCCCGGACAACGTCGAGGAGCTCGTCGAGGAGTTCGGCCCCGCAACCAGGATGCTCGGCGGCGTGCTTCGCAACTCCACCAACCCGACGATGCTCCACGCGGGCTACAAGGTGAACGTCATCCCGACCGAGGCGACCGCCCACGTCGACGGCCGCTTCCTGCCCGGGTACGAGGACGAGTTCTTCGCGACGCTGCGCGAGCTGGTCGGTGACGGCGTCGACATCGACATGGTCAGCCACCAGCAGCCCTGGGAGTCGCCGTACGAGGGCGACCTGGTGCGCGCCATGACCCGCTCCATCCTCGCCGAGGACCAGGACGCCCTCGTCGCGCCGTACCTGATGGGTGCCGGCACCGACGCGAAGCACTTCCGCAAGCTCGGGATGCGCTCCTACGGCTTCGCGCCGCTGCGCCTGCCCGCCGACCTGGACTTCACCGCGCTGTTCCACGGCGTCGACGAGCGGGTCCCCGTCGACGCCCTGGAGTTCGGCGCCCGGGTCTTCGACCGGTTCCTCGACGAGGTCTGA
- a CDS encoding DUF5703 family protein — protein MSRVLRQPLRPGVEWELDSVTFSPEYPRGVVTKLLTERAEQGGWELDRVRIGADGVRRVLLRRRVIKAVRTA, from the coding sequence ATGTCCCGTGTGCTGCGTCAGCCGCTGCGCCCCGGGGTGGAGTGGGAACTCGACAGCGTCACGTTCTCCCCGGAGTACCCCCGCGGCGTGGTGACCAAGCTGCTCACCGAGCGCGCCGAGCAGGGCGGCTGGGAGCTCGACCGGGTCCGCATCGGCGCCGACGGCGTACGCCGGGTGCTGCTCCGGCGGCGGGTGATCAAGGCGGTCCGGACCGCCTGA